In the genome of Globicephala melas chromosome 3, mGloMel1.2, whole genome shotgun sequence, one region contains:
- the TAS2R1 gene encoding LOW QUALITY PROTEIN: taste receptor type 2 member 1 (The sequence of the model RefSeq protein was modified relative to this genomic sequence to represent the inferred CDS: inserted 1 base in 1 codon; substituted 2 bases at 2 genomic stop codons), which yields MLESYLISHLCLAVIKFLFGVLVNGIIVVVNGIHLIKQRKMIPLDLLVSCLAISRICLQLAIFYVNLAVLSLIEFPQLAEKFVILTFINESGLXFATWLSLFYCAKIATIAHPHFRLKMRISKLVPWLILESPLYASSMDVFHSKHRWIFSKEHFLGLFSPNATTQXKEIRALQFAFLFAEFSLPLLIFLISSLLLIFSLGRHTXQMRNTATGPRNPRTCVHISTRLSILSFPVLYLCHSMTAALLFSQIFNFRSFVFLFCILRVGSYHSGHSITLILGNPKMKQNAKKLLLHRKCCQ from the exons ATGCTGGAGTCTTACCTCATTAGCCACCTTTGTTTGGCAGTGATAAAATTTCTCTTTGGGGTTTTAGTAAATGGCATCATTGTGGTTGTGAATGGCATTCACTTGATCAAGCAGAGAAAGATGATTCCATTGGATCTCCTTGTTTCCTGCCTGGCGATTTCCAGGATTTGTCTGCAACTAGCCATCTTCTACGTTAACCTGGCTGTTCTTTCCTTGATTGAATTCCCTCAGCTTGCTGAGAAGTTCGTAATTCTCACATTTATAAATGAATCGGGACTTTGATTTGCCACATGGCTCAGCCTTTTCTACTGTGCCAAGATTGCCACCATTGCTCACCCACACTTCCGCTTGAAGATGAGGATATCCAAGTTGGTTCCTTGGCTGATACTTGAGTCCCCGCTATATGCATCTAGCATGGATGTTTTCCACAGCAAACATAGGTGgatattttccaaagaacacTTCCTGGGCCTTTTCTCCCCAAATGCAACCACCC TCAAAGAAATACGTGCTTTACAGTTTGCCTTTCTTTTTGCTGAGTTCTCATTGCCATTACTTATCTTCCTTATTTCTTCTCTGCTCTTGATATTTTCTCTGGGGAGACACACCTGACAGATGAGAAACACAGCAACAGGCCCCAGGAACCCTCGCACATGCGTGCACATCAGCACTCGTCTCTCCATCCTGTCCTTTCCGGTCCTCTATCTCTGCCACTCCATGACAGCTGCTTTGCTCTTTTCTCAAATTTTCAACTTTAGAAGCTTCGTATTTCTGTTCTGCATCTTGCGGGTTGGTTCATACCACTCTGGACACTCTATTACCTTAATTTTAGGAAAtcctaaaatgaaacaaaatgcaaagaaattgCTCCTCCACAGAAAGTGCTGTCAGTGA